CCAAACGGAACCAAGGCCACCAGTTTTCAGCGTAGTTACGGAGAGTGTAACCGGAAGCCTCACTGATAAACTTACGGATATAGAATCCGGTGTTGCTCACATTAGGACTGTTGGTTTGAGGTCCGTCCTGGCCGACAAAAGTTTTATTATCTTCATAAAAACTTCCCAATTTCGGGTCTGTCAGCAAGTCATAAGAACCGGTCTTATCGTTCCAAACTGCTACTCCTGCCTGAATATCCACATCTTGATTTCTGAACTTGGAACCCGGATAGATAATCGTACCATACAAACGTTCATCCTTATTGGCAAAAATATCGCTTGGAGTGTCATATACTACATAATCATCACCATTCTTATAATGTAACGTTCCCGGAGTTCCATCCAGATAATCGAAAGCCTCTACCAATCCTAGTGACGGGCCGATGCAAGAAGAGTTGTCGTTATCCTCTCTTAAATGATGAACTACATTATCATAACCGAAGCTATGCACCTTCAGAGGATTCTTATAATCTTTCACCCAAATTGCTTCCTTATTCAGGGTCTTGTCCATAAGCATCTTATAGAAGTTCACCCCTTTATCTGACTCCTTCTCATAAAGTTCATATCCACCTTTTGTGATAATCTCTTGCGAAGCTGTCAATGATTTGCGATAGTAATCATCTGCCATATCGGACGGAATACCCACTTCTCCACCGGAAGTCACAATATTAGGAGTTTTCAGCGCGTTGTACTTAGCGATAGAACCGGCATACAACATAGCGCGACTTTCTAACGCTAACGCTGTGTAATAGTTGGCACGAGTCTGACTGCCTTTATTACCCAATTGCGACTTAATCGCTTCACATTCACTATATACAAAATCATATATTTCGTGTTCCTTTGCACGTGGATTGCGTAAATAAGAAGGATCTCCGCTAAAGTCATACTCCAAAGTCGTTGTAATCAATGGTACACCACCCATACGTCTTACAAGCTCAAAATAAACGTAGGCGCGGATAAAACGGAACTCTGCCTTGAACTGAAGTTTCTCATCTGCCGAAATATCGGTTCCATACTTATCGATATTCTCAATAGACATATTGATGTCACGTATCAGTCCGTAATCCCACCAGCGTCCGTAATCGTTTCCATAACGCAGTTCGTTACGATAATTCTGATCTAATGTACCACAATACATCGCATCGTCTGTTTCACACATACCACCGGTATTGAAATCACCGTGCAACTGTGGAATACGATTATAAAGATTGGCCAACTGCGATTTAATCATGTTCGGATCATTCCATACCAACTCATTAGTAAGAATGTTTTTGGGTTCTCTTTCGAACCAACTGTCACCACAACTCGACAACATGGAAGTGATGGCAGCTCCCATCAGAAGTATTTTTATAGATTTGCTTTTCATGATCACTTTCGTTTTTAGTATGTAATATTAAATCCAAGGAGGAATGTACGTTGTTGCGGATATACCACTGCAGCTGCGGCGGTAATTTCAGGATCGACTCCAAACTTACCCACATTGTCGAACGAACACAAGTTAGAAACATTCGCATAAACACGTACCTTCTGTGCACGGATCGGTCTCAACAGTTGAGCCGGCAGGCTGTAACCCACTTCCAGGTTCTTGATACGCAGATAGCGTACGTTGTGCAACCAAAAGTCACTATTCTTATTGTTATAGCTGAATTCACCTTTACGGATGGCCGGATAACGTCCCGGTATCCATTCACTATCCGGATCATACAAGTCGGCACGATGCCAACGGTCTTCCAACAAATAAACCGGAGAGTTTCCGTTGCCATGATATGCATTGGCCAACTCATAGTTCTGTCTCCATCCTTGCATAGCACCACCGGAAAGGTCGATATTCAAGTCAATGCCCTTCCACTGCAAACCAATATTACCACCAAATGACATGATAGGTGCCCAGCCTTCAGGATAACCGATAGGGCGCTCATCCATACCATTGATGATGCCATCACCATTCACATCTTTATAGATAAAGTCACCGGGAAGCAGGGTGCGGTTATTATTTCCATCCAGGTTTACCGGATAATTACGAATTTCTTCTTCCGACTGGAATTGTCCGATAACCTGATACCCCCAATAAATACCTCCCCAACGGCCTTCTGCAGAATTGCGATATTCATCCCAGGAGTTATTAAAACGCGGTTTGTAAGTCTCAATACTTTTGTAACGTGAGAAAGTAAAGTTACCGCTTACAGTATAGTTCAAATCACCGATATGGTCGGTCCATGTAACCATACCCTCCGCACCGATATAAGCTTGTTTGTTCAAATTTTCGTTAGGTAACGAATAGCCTACTTCGCTCGGAAGCAATACATCATAGCGAGCAGCCGGCACACCGGTAATATCCTTACGGAAAGCATCGGCTGTGATCTTCAAACGATTATTGAACATAGTCAAATCAAAACCGATATTCGATGTCGTATTCTTAGTCCAGGACAAATTTGTAATAGGCAATCCTCTTTGATTCAGTCCGGTAACCAGTTCACCATCCAATACAGCGTTACCATTATTCCAGGTATAACCACTCAAGTAATCGAACAACTTTACATCTTTTTCTGTACCTGTCTGACCGATAGAAGCACGAATCTTCAAATCATCTACAACTGGTCTCAACTTTTCAAAGAATTTCTCTTCCGAGATTCTCCAACCGATAGATACACCCGGGAAGAATCCCCAACGATTATTCGCTGCATAAAGATAAGAACCATCATAACGAGCCAGTAATTCGACCAGATATTTATGAGCAAAATCGTAATTGATACGACCAATCCATCCGGCACGTGCCTCGTAGCTCCATTCATCACCGAAACTGTTAAGTTCATCGAACTGCAATAGCGGCAAATAGTCGGTAGAAGGTTCTGTTCCATAAGTCTTCTTAGTCCAATCGTAATCGGAGGCTTCATAACCCAAAACAGCCGAAATATTGTGATTCTTAATCTGTTTGGCATAATTCAATTGTAACTGCATATAACGCGCAGGAACGCTACGATCAATTTGACTTCTCCAACGTCCTACGGCAGGAGTTCCATTATAAGTATCTTTCTCTTTATCGTAGGTATAAATCTGATAAGCATATTGATAACCGTCAAAACGACTGTTAGTATAATTGTACGAGAAAGTAGCCTTTGCAGTCAAACCAAATGAGAAATCATACTGCGCATAAGCATTGATATTGGCATTACGAGTCAGATTATCTTTATAGCCGGCAATATCACGGCTAAAAGCTGCCGGATTGTAACCATTCTCATGTACATTATTGATATACTCCGGATTATCATTAGCATAAGGACTTTCAATCGGTTGCATTTTGAACATAGACAAAATAGCCGAATAATATCCATCACCGCCAGGCAAACCTACATCTTCGGTCTTTTCGTATTTACCGCTGATCTGTGCACCGATCGTAAAACGGTCTGTAATCTTTGTATCAATATTCAACTGAAGGTTAGTACGTTCATATTTGAAGTCACGCATCATAGCATCCTGTCCGGTATGAGCAACAGAAAGGTAGTAGTTAGTCTTTTCAGAGCCACCCGTCACATTAGCATTGATGTGATACTGCGGCACATTTTTTCTCATCACCATATCATAATAGTCATAACTCTTATATCCCGGTTCCGTACCAGCTTCCCATTTCGCCAGTTCTTCGGGGCTATATAGCTTGCTTGGATCTTCGCCTCTGTTCTGCGCTGCTTCAGCCAGCCCTCTTACATATTGTCCCGCATTTGCCAATTTCGGGAAACGGGTCAGGTTTTGCCAGCCATAATATCCATTTACATTGATACTTACCTTATCATTCTTTTTACCTTTCTTGGTAGTTACCAAAACCACACCATTTGATGCACGCAAACCGTAAATAGCAGCAGAAGCATCCTTCAAGACTGTGATACTTTCAATATCTTCAATGTTTAGAGCATTAAAGACATCACTACCGGAAACATCCGATGCCTGCAACCAGTCACGACTATTCATACCTCCATAAGGAATACCATCAATTACAAACAGCGGACTACCCATATTACGAATTTCGAGATTAATTCCCCTACCCGGACGCGCATCCACAGCACGTGTAGACACACCTGCTATTTTACCGGACAACGCTCCGGCAGTAGTAGTAGAAACAGAACGTGTCAACGCATCAGACTTGACATCACTGATTGCTCCGGTCAAACTTTTCTTGGTTTGTGTACCATAACCTACCACTACAACTTCATCCAAAGTTTCGGTATCTTCTTCAAGAACAATCTGAAGACGTGCCTTTTCGCCAATCTTCACTTCTTTTGTCTTATAACCAATAAACGAGACTGCCAATGTTCCATTCTTATCATCTACATTGATTGTAAAATTACCATCGATGTCTGTAATTGTCCCATTAGAAGTTCCCTTTACAGTTACATTGGCACCAATGATATCCTCTCCCCTTACATCAGCTACATGTCCTGTAACTTGTGTTTGTGCAAATGCAACAGCAGACAGAAACAGCTGTATGACACATATGCATAAGATTCTTAAATACCTCATAAATTAGAATTTAAAGATTAAACATTTTTTGTTGTTTTTTCGAACACAAATATACGTCATTGATATAGACTGAATAAACAAAAATCATGCAGAAGAGCTACACAAATCATGCAATGAACGATTTACATACTCTAAATAAAATATTTATTCCTATTTTTGGATTTGTAATTGAAACAAATAAGCACGAGTTATGAAAAAACACATTGCTTCTATTCTATTTTTATTCTTGTTATCAACTTTTCAGTTGATAGCCCAGTCTCATTCCGTAAAAAGATTGGGGATAGAGCAAGGATTATCAAATAATTATGTAGTCAGCATTACACAAGATAAACAAGGGTTCTTATGGTTTGCCACAGAAGAAGGACTTAATAAGTTTGACGGTACCCGT
The Bacteroides caecimuris DNA segment above includes these coding regions:
- a CDS encoding RagB/SusD family nutrient uptake outer membrane protein, whose product is MKSKSIKILLMGAAITSMLSSCGDSWFEREPKNILTNELVWNDPNMIKSQLANLYNRIPQLHGDFNTGGMCETDDAMYCGTLDQNYRNELRYGNDYGRWWDYGLIRDINMSIENIDKYGTDISADEKLQFKAEFRFIRAYVYFELVRRMGGVPLITTTLEYDFSGDPSYLRNPRAKEHEIYDFVYSECEAIKSQLGNKGSQTRANYYTALALESRAMLYAGSIAKYNALKTPNIVTSGGEVGIPSDMADDYYRKSLTASQEIITKGGYELYEKESDKGVNFYKMLMDKTLNKEAIWVKDYKNPLKVHSFGYDNVVHHLREDNDNSSCIGPSLGLVEAFDYLDGTPGTLHYKNGDDYVVYDTPSDIFANKDERLYGTIIYPGSKFRNQDVDIQAGVAVWNDKTGSYDLLTDPKLGSFYEDNKTFVGQDGPQTNSPNVSNTGFYIRKFISEASGYTLRNYAENWWPWFRLGEIYLNAAEAAFELNDEPTALPYINRLRQRAGFPANSLTSLTIEKIQNERRVELAFEDHRYFDMKRWRIADITWNGNIDNDKAIVYGLYPYRIAVAKPGTQDQDKYIFVKTRSERFKVARTFQQSNYYSFIADDVINNNPTIVKNPFQ
- a CDS encoding SusC/RagA family TonB-linked outer membrane protein gives rise to the protein MRYLRILCICVIQLFLSAVAFAQTQVTGHVADVRGEDIIGANVTVKGTSNGTITDIDGNFTINVDDKNGTLAVSFIGYKTKEVKIGEKARLQIVLEEDTETLDEVVVVGYGTQTKKSLTGAISDVKSDALTRSVSTTTAGALSGKIAGVSTRAVDARPGRGINLEIRNMGSPLFVIDGIPYGGMNSRDWLQASDVSGSDVFNALNIEDIESITVLKDASAAIYGLRASNGVVLVTTKKGKKNDKVSINVNGYYGWQNLTRFPKLANAGQYVRGLAEAAQNRGEDPSKLYSPEELAKWEAGTEPGYKSYDYYDMVMRKNVPQYHINANVTGGSEKTNYYLSVAHTGQDAMMRDFKYERTNLQLNIDTKITDRFTIGAQISGKYEKTEDVGLPGGDGYYSAILSMFKMQPIESPYANDNPEYINNVHENGYNPAAFSRDIAGYKDNLTRNANINAYAQYDFSFGLTAKATFSYNYTNSRFDGYQYAYQIYTYDKEKDTYNGTPAVGRWRSQIDRSVPARYMQLQLNYAKQIKNHNISAVLGYEASDYDWTKKTYGTEPSTDYLPLLQFDELNSFGDEWSYEARAGWIGRINYDFAHKYLVELLARYDGSYLYAANNRWGFFPGVSIGWRISEEKFFEKLRPVVDDLKIRASIGQTGTEKDVKLFDYLSGYTWNNGNAVLDGELVTGLNQRGLPITNLSWTKNTTSNIGFDLTMFNNRLKITADAFRKDITGVPAARYDVLLPSEVGYSLPNENLNKQAYIGAEGMVTWTDHIGDLNYTVSGNFTFSRYKSIETYKPRFNNSWDEYRNSAEGRWGGIYWGYQVIGQFQSEEEIRNYPVNLDGNNNRTLLPGDFIYKDVNGDGIINGMDERPIGYPEGWAPIMSFGGNIGLQWKGIDLNIDLSGGAMQGWRQNYELANAYHGNGNSPVYLLEDRWHRADLYDPDSEWIPGRYPAIRKGEFSYNNKNSDFWLHNVRYLRIKNLEVGYSLPAQLLRPIRAQKVRVYANVSNLCSFDNVGKFGVDPEITAAAAVVYPQQRTFLLGFNITY